The Iamia majanohamensis genome window below encodes:
- a CDS encoding carotenoid oxygenase family protein, with protein sequence MAVVTTNPYLEGPFAPVTEEVTAHDLEVVGTLPPELDGRYLRIGPNPIMANVPDPATHHWFTGDGMVHGVRLRGGRAEWYRNRWVRSTRVSEALGEEPAPGERHGGMDTVNTHVIGHAGRTLALVEAGARPVELGEELDTIRHTDLDGTLPNGFTAHPKRDPRTGELHAVAYHWALPHLQYVVVGVDGRVRSVEPIPLDHGPMVHDMSLTERFAVVYDLPVVFDLEGAARGASFPYAWTDALPARIGLLPRDGTAADITWFEVEPCYVFHALNAHDEPGPDGTGGKVVLEVVRHERTFARDRVGPADAVPSLWRWTLDLDRGTVTETQLDDQGQEFPRVAEGRVGLPARYGWAPRIAVGGPGDFSSNDRVLRHDLVAGTVDHHPAGEGRQVGEAVVVARDGAAPDAEDDAWLMALAHDRGTDRGELLVWAADAPGEDPVARVPLPARVPFGFHGSWVPTAG encoded by the coding sequence ATGGCCGTCGTCACCACCAACCCCTACCTGGAGGGGCCCTTCGCCCCGGTGACCGAGGAGGTCACCGCTCACGACCTGGAGGTGGTGGGCACCCTCCCGCCCGAGCTCGACGGCCGCTACCTGCGCATCGGACCCAACCCGATCATGGCCAACGTGCCCGACCCGGCGACCCACCACTGGTTCACGGGTGACGGCATGGTCCACGGCGTCCGCCTCCGCGGGGGCCGGGCCGAGTGGTACCGGAACCGCTGGGTGCGCTCCACCCGGGTGAGCGAGGCCCTCGGCGAGGAGCCCGCCCCCGGCGAGCGCCACGGCGGCATGGACACGGTGAACACCCACGTCATCGGCCACGCCGGGCGGACCCTGGCCCTGGTCGAGGCGGGGGCCCGGCCGGTGGAGCTGGGCGAGGAGCTCGACACCATCCGCCACACCGACCTCGACGGCACCCTGCCCAACGGCTTCACCGCCCACCCCAAGCGCGACCCCCGCACCGGCGAGCTCCACGCCGTGGCCTACCACTGGGCCCTGCCCCACCTGCAGTACGTCGTGGTCGGCGTCGACGGCCGGGTGCGGAGCGTCGAGCCCATCCCCCTCGACCACGGGCCCATGGTCCACGACATGTCGCTCACCGAGCGCTTCGCCGTGGTCTACGACCTGCCCGTCGTCTTCGACCTGGAGGGCGCGGCCCGGGGCGCGAGCTTCCCCTACGCCTGGACCGACGCCCTCCCGGCCCGGATCGGGCTGCTGCCCCGCGACGGGACCGCCGCCGACATCACCTGGTTCGAGGTGGAGCCCTGCTACGTGTTCCACGCCCTGAACGCCCACGACGAGCCCGGCCCCGACGGCACCGGGGGCAAGGTCGTCCTCGAGGTGGTGCGCCACGAGCGCACCTTCGCCCGGGACCGCGTGGGCCCGGCCGACGCCGTGCCCTCCCTGTGGCGCTGGACCCTCGACCTCGACCGCGGCACGGTGACCGAGACCCAGCTCGACGACCAGGGCCAGGAGTTCCCGCGGGTGGCCGAGGGCCGGGTCGGGCTCCCGGCCCGGTACGGCTGGGCGCCGCGCATCGCGGTGGGCGGCCCCGGCGACTTCTCCTCCAACGACCGCGTCCTGCGCCACGACCTGGTCGCCGGCACCGTCGACCACCACCCGGCGGGCGAGGGCCGCCAGGTGGGCGAGGCCGTGGTCGTGGCCCGCGACGGCGCCGCCCCCGACGCCGAGGACGACGCCTGGCTCATGGCCCTGGCCCACGACCGGGGCACCGACCGGGGCGAGCTGCTGGTGTGGGCGGCCGACGCGCCGGGCGAGGACCCGGTGGCCCGGGTCCCCCTGCCCGCCCGCGTGCCCTTCGGCTTCCACGGCAGCTGGGTGCCCACGGCCGGGTGA
- the cofC gene encoding 2-phospho-L-lactate guanylyltransferase yields MTAGVVVPVKAFRAAKVRLAPALDPDARAGLAREMAGLVVAAAAPLPVTVVCDDPEVAEWARGRGVEVGWTPGLGLDGAVQAGVAAVEAAGADRVVVAHADLPLARGLAELAEAHAPGEVVLVPDRHDEGTNVVVLPAACGFRFAYGPGSFARHRAEVARLDRPLRIVRDPRLGWDVDLPGDLDLPTEAELAAPCGHPGP; encoded by the coding sequence GTGACGGCAGGCGTGGTGGTCCCCGTGAAGGCGTTCCGCGCCGCCAAGGTCCGCCTCGCCCCCGCCCTCGACCCCGACGCCCGGGCCGGGCTGGCCCGGGAGATGGCCGGGCTGGTGGTGGCGGCGGCCGCCCCGCTGCCGGTCACCGTGGTGTGCGACGACCCCGAGGTGGCCGAGTGGGCCCGGGGCCGGGGCGTGGAGGTGGGCTGGACGCCGGGCCTGGGCCTCGACGGCGCGGTGCAGGCCGGCGTGGCCGCGGTGGAGGCGGCCGGCGCCGACCGCGTGGTGGTGGCCCACGCCGACCTGCCCCTGGCCCGCGGCCTGGCCGAGCTGGCCGAGGCCCACGCCCCCGGCGAGGTGGTGCTGGTCCCCGACCGCCACGACGAGGGGACCAACGTGGTGGTCCTGCCCGCGGCCTGCGGCTTCCGCTTCGCCTACGGGCCCGGGTCCTTCGCCCGCCACCGGGCCGAGGTGGCCCGGCTCGACCGGCCCCTGCGCATCGTGCGCGACCCCCGCCTCGGGTGGGACGTCGACCTGCCCGGCGACCTCGACCTCCCCACCGAGGCCGAGCTGGCCGCGCCCTGCGGCCACCCCGGCCCGTGA
- a CDS encoding TetR/AcrR family transcriptional regulator has product MSEAPTTRTEVDVRAALVAETARLLDEGGPEAVSVRRLADAVGTSTMAVYTHFGGKPELLRAVCSEGFRQLGRRLDRVRPTDDPVADLLGCARAYRRAAHANPHLFRAMFSRPVTDVLVDPAEQAAALETFLVLVRTVERGMAAGRLAGGDADEVALELWSAVHGLVSIELGAGVQSARQAERALAGLVRHLAVGLGDDPDRAAASVPAPR; this is encoded by the coding sequence ATGAGCGAGGCCCCGACGACCCGCACCGAGGTCGACGTGCGCGCCGCCCTCGTGGCCGAGACCGCCCGCCTGCTCGACGAGGGCGGCCCCGAGGCGGTGAGCGTGCGGAGGCTGGCCGACGCGGTCGGCACCTCGACCATGGCCGTCTACACCCACTTCGGCGGCAAGCCCGAGCTGCTGCGGGCGGTGTGCTCCGAGGGGTTCCGCCAGCTGGGCCGGCGCCTCGACCGGGTGCGCCCCACCGACGACCCCGTGGCCGACCTGCTGGGCTGCGCCCGGGCCTACCGCCGGGCCGCCCACGCCAACCCCCACCTGTTCCGGGCCATGTTCTCCCGCCCCGTGACCGACGTCCTCGTCGACCCGGCCGAGCAGGCGGCCGCGCTGGAGACGTTCCTCGTGCTGGTGCGCACCGTCGAGCGGGGCATGGCCGCCGGGCGCCTCGCCGGGGGCGACGCCGACGAGGTGGCCCTGGAGCTGTGGAGCGCCGTGCACGGGCTGGTGTCGATCGAGCTGGGCGCCGGGGTGCAGTCGGCCCGGCAGGCCGAGCGGGCCCTGGCCGGGCTGGTGCGCCACCTGGCCGTGGGCCTGGGCGACGACCCCGACCGCGCCGCGGCCTCGGTGCCCGCCCCCCGGTGA
- a CDS encoding adenylate/guanylate cyclase domain-containing protein, translated as MTDGDRGPAHPPDEGAEADDEGLVTLDDELGLDGLDLPTLRHLLHDTGIDDDAVTRAEETGTLGFLAIERFAVPDPARYDLVEIAGLTGMPAGQITLMWRSLGLPEPRPGDRIFTQVDVEMLGTVAGLMELGLIEPDLAMQMSRVIGWSLARVAAAMVDSIEVDPAARAADDPELAVFAGTMLPTMTQVIEHVWRRHLQIAARNRINRELDSSESRDTRAVGFADLVGFTTLSQQVDEHTLASIVGRFEEIAYDTVTSFGGRVVKMIGDEVMYAIEDPTEAVLVGLALAEEYAADEALSDVRVGIACGPVVEREADLYGPVVNVASRIVNIAFPGSVLTTDEVHETVGDDPRLAWKALKPRKIKDIGRVPLWAVRPVDDDDRAGPRSEVRERRTEARERRLADLDEEGRSRRSRRRRGGDRDEPDDGAAADAPGGAGDEADTDR; from the coding sequence GTGACCGACGGGGACCGCGGGCCGGCGCACCCGCCCGACGAGGGGGCCGAGGCCGACGACGAGGGACTGGTGACCCTCGACGACGAGCTCGGGCTCGACGGCCTCGACCTGCCCACCCTCCGCCACCTCCTCCACGACACCGGCATCGACGACGACGCCGTGACCCGGGCGGAGGAGACCGGGACGCTCGGCTTCCTCGCCATCGAGCGCTTCGCGGTGCCCGACCCGGCCCGCTACGACCTGGTGGAGATCGCCGGGCTCACCGGGATGCCGGCCGGCCAGATCACCCTCATGTGGCGCTCGCTCGGGCTCCCCGAGCCCCGTCCCGGCGACCGCATCTTCACCCAGGTCGACGTGGAGATGCTGGGGACCGTGGCCGGGCTCATGGAGCTGGGCCTCATCGAGCCCGACCTGGCCATGCAGATGAGCCGGGTCATCGGCTGGTCGCTGGCCCGGGTGGCGGCGGCCATGGTCGACTCGATCGAGGTCGACCCCGCGGCCCGGGCGGCCGACGACCCCGAGCTGGCGGTGTTCGCCGGCACCATGCTCCCGACCATGACCCAGGTCATCGAGCACGTCTGGCGCCGCCACCTCCAGATCGCGGCCCGCAACCGCATCAACCGGGAGCTGGACTCCTCGGAGAGCCGGGACACCCGGGCCGTCGGCTTCGCCGACCTGGTCGGGTTCACGACCCTCAGCCAGCAGGTCGACGAGCACACCCTGGCCAGCATCGTGGGTCGCTTCGAGGAGATCGCCTACGACACCGTCACCAGCTTCGGCGGGCGGGTCGTGAAGATGATCGGCGACGAGGTCATGTACGCCATCGAGGACCCGACCGAGGCGGTGCTCGTGGGCCTGGCCCTGGCCGAGGAGTACGCGGCCGACGAGGCGCTCTCCGACGTGCGCGTCGGCATCGCGTGCGGGCCCGTGGTCGAGCGCGAGGCCGACCTCTACGGGCCCGTGGTCAACGTGGCCAGCCGCATCGTCAACATCGCCTTCCCCGGCTCGGTGCTGACCACCGACGAGGTCCACGAGACGGTGGGCGACGACCCCCGGCTGGCCTGGAAGGCGCTCAAGCCCCGCAAGATCAAGGACATCGGGCGGGTGCCGCTGTGGGCCGTCCGCCCGGTCGACGACGACGACCGGGCCGGGCCCCGCTCGGAGGTGCGCGAGCGCCGCACGGAGGCCCGCGAGCGGCGGCTGGCCGACCTCGACGAGGAGGGGCGATCCCGCCGGTCCCGGCGCCGCCGGGGCGGGGACCGGGACGAGCCCGACGACGGTGCGGCCGCCGACGCGCCGGGGGGCGCCGGGGACGAGGCCGACACCGACCGGTAG
- a CDS encoding ABC-F family ATP-binding cassette domain-containing protein, protein MPSAPALTLAAHGIRLERGAATVLAEVDLSVSAGDRLGLIGPNGVGKSTLLAVLAGTLVPDAGRVALTPPDAVVALLAQEPVRDPAETGRARLARRTGTAAAQDELEAATEALARGDAGADDRYAAALEHWLAVGAADLDARVGGVLAEVGLDDDVVDRPTSDLSGGQAARLELAAVLLTRADVLLLDEPTNDLDFDGLRRLERAVRDHPGAVVVVSHDRAFLERTVTGVVELDEHHRTARTYAGGWLAYQEERATDRAHAEEAYATYAATRDDLRSRAQQVREWSTQGTAKVRRSGETDKFIRHHRVQTSERLAGKAAQADRALSRLEEVEKPFEGWELRLDLAEAERSGAVVAVLDGAVVERPGTAGAPGFRLGPVDLEVRAGDRLVVAGPNGAGKTTLVQALLGRLPLAAGTGRVGPSVVVGEVAQARTALTGAGTLLDAVLAATGLTLAEARSLLAKLGLGADDVGRPAASLSPGERTRASLGLLMAVGTNWLVLDEPTNHLDLPAIEQLEAAVATWTGTLLVVSHDQRFLEAVAAEGSRRVEVEAGQVREVR, encoded by the coding sequence TTGCCGTCTGCTCCCGCCCTCACCCTCGCCGCCCACGGCATCCGCCTCGAGCGCGGCGCCGCCACCGTGCTGGCCGAGGTCGACCTGTCGGTCTCCGCGGGCGACCGCCTCGGCCTCATCGGCCCCAACGGGGTGGGCAAGTCCACCCTCCTGGCGGTGCTGGCCGGCACCCTCGTCCCCGACGCTGGGCGCGTGGCCCTCACGCCGCCCGACGCGGTGGTGGCCCTGCTCGCCCAGGAACCGGTGCGCGACCCGGCCGAGACGGGCCGGGCCCGCCTGGCCCGACGGACCGGCACGGCGGCCGCCCAGGACGAGCTGGAGGCCGCCACCGAGGCCCTGGCCCGGGGCGACGCCGGGGCCGACGATCGCTACGCCGCCGCCCTGGAGCACTGGCTCGCCGTCGGCGCGGCCGACCTCGACGCCCGGGTGGGCGGCGTGCTGGCCGAGGTGGGCCTGGACGACGACGTCGTCGACCGGCCCACCAGCGACCTCTCCGGCGGCCAGGCCGCCCGCCTGGAGCTGGCGGCGGTGCTGCTCACCAGGGCCGACGTGCTGCTGCTGGACGAGCCCACCAACGACCTCGACTTCGACGGCCTGCGCCGCCTGGAGCGGGCCGTCCGGGACCACCCGGGCGCGGTGGTCGTCGTGTCCCACGACCGGGCGTTCCTGGAGCGCACCGTCACCGGCGTGGTCGAGCTCGACGAGCACCACCGCACGGCCCGCACCTACGCCGGCGGGTGGCTCGCCTACCAGGAGGAGCGGGCGACCGACCGGGCCCACGCCGAGGAGGCCTACGCCACCTACGCCGCCACCCGCGACGACCTGCGGTCTCGGGCCCAGCAGGTGCGGGAGTGGTCCACCCAGGGGACGGCCAAGGTGCGGCGGTCCGGCGAGACCGACAAGTTCATCCGCCACCACAGGGTGCAGACCAGCGAGCGCCTGGCCGGCAAGGCGGCCCAGGCCGACCGGGCCCTGTCCCGGCTGGAGGAGGTGGAGAAGCCCTTCGAGGGCTGGGAGCTCCGCCTCGACCTGGCCGAGGCGGAGCGGAGTGGGGCGGTGGTCGCCGTCCTCGACGGGGCCGTGGTCGAGCGACCGGGGACCGCCGGTGCGCCCGGGTTCCGGCTCGGCCCGGTCGACCTCGAGGTCCGGGCCGGCGACCGCCTCGTCGTGGCCGGGCCCAACGGGGCCGGCAAGACCACCCTCGTCCAGGCCCTGCTGGGCCGCCTGCCGCTCGCCGCCGGGACCGGCCGGGTCGGGCCGTCGGTGGTCGTCGGCGAGGTGGCCCAGGCCCGCACCGCCCTCACCGGCGCCGGCACCCTGCTCGACGCCGTGCTGGCCGCCACCGGCCTCACGCTGGCCGAGGCCCGGTCGCTGCTGGCCAAGCTCGGCCTCGGCGCCGACGACGTGGGCCGCCCGGCGGCGTCGCTGTCGCCGGGGGAGCGCACCCGGGCCTCGCTGGGCCTGCTCATGGCGGTGGGCACGAACTGGCTGGTGCTCGACGAGCCCACCAACCACCTCGACCTGCCCGCCATCGAGCAGCTGGAGGCGGCGGTGGCGACCTGGACGGGCACGCTGCTGGTGGTGAGCCACGACCAGCGCTTCCTGGAGGCCGTGGCCGCCGAGGGCAGCCGGCGGGTGGAGGTCGAAGCCGGGCAGGTGCGCGAGGTGCGGTGA
- a CDS encoding HU family DNA-binding protein has translation MANVTKADFIAQVAAQAGTDKTTAAAVIKAFEETVQATVKKGDSIVLTGFLKFEQGQRKAGTARNPQTGEQVKTKAKKYPKVSAGTSLKKVVNNESPAPKLAKV, from the coding sequence GTGGCCAACGTGACCAAGGCCGATTTCATCGCTCAGGTGGCTGCCCAGGCCGGCACCGACAAGACGACTGCTGCCGCGGTCATCAAGGCCTTCGAGGAGACCGTCCAGGCGACGGTCAAGAAGGGCGACTCCATCGTCCTCACCGGCTTCCTCAAGTTCGAGCAGGGCCAGCGCAAGGCCGGCACCGCCCGCAACCCGCAGACCGGCGAGCAGGTCAAGACCAAGGCCAAGAAGTACCCCAAGGTCTCGGCCGGCACCTCGCTCAAGAAGGTCGTCAACAACGAGTCCCCGGCCCCCAAGCTGGCCAAGGTCTGA
- a CDS encoding NAD(P)H-dependent glycerol-3-phosphate dehydrogenase, translating to MDIRVAVIGAGSWGTTVAALAARNTPTTLWARRPELAEQITTEHRNGDYLPDHDLPDALVATADLEEAVRDCDVLVMAVPSQGFRGALEDVAEHLRPWVPVVSLTKGLEIGTRMRMSEIVTEVVPGHPVGVLTGPNLAKEILAGHAAAAVMAMDDHNVAQALQGLFRGELFRVYTNEDVVGCELGGVLKNVIAIAAGMADGLGAGDNTRAAVITRGLAEISRLGIALGGEPFTFSGLAGMGDLIATCTSTQSRNRHVGERLGRGESIDEIIAAMNMVAEGVKTSRVVMELAGENGCEMPIAAEVEAVCHEGRTALEAYTGLLKRDSGHELAGVRPDL from the coding sequence ATGGACATCCGTGTGGCGGTGATCGGGGCCGGCTCCTGGGGGACGACCGTGGCGGCCCTGGCCGCCCGCAACACCCCCACCACCCTCTGGGCTCGGCGCCCCGAGCTGGCCGAGCAGATCACCACCGAGCACCGCAACGGCGACTACCTCCCCGACCACGACCTGCCCGACGCCCTGGTCGCCACGGCCGACCTCGAGGAGGCCGTCCGCGACTGCGACGTGCTCGTCATGGCCGTCCCCTCCCAGGGCTTCCGGGGCGCGCTGGAGGACGTGGCCGAGCACCTGCGCCCGTGGGTCCCGGTGGTGAGCCTCACCAAGGGCCTGGAGATCGGGACGCGGATGCGGATGAGCGAGATCGTCACCGAGGTGGTGCCCGGCCACCCGGTCGGCGTGCTCACCGGGCCCAACCTGGCCAAGGAGATCCTGGCCGGCCACGCTGCCGCCGCGGTGATGGCCATGGACGACCACAACGTGGCCCAGGCCCTCCAGGGGCTGTTCCGGGGCGAGCTGTTCCGGGTGTACACCAACGAGGACGTCGTCGGCTGCGAGCTGGGCGGCGTCCTGAAGAACGTCATCGCCATCGCCGCGGGGATGGCCGACGGCCTGGGGGCGGGCGACAACACCCGGGCCGCGGTCATCACCCGCGGCCTGGCCGAGATCTCCCGCCTGGGCATCGCCCTCGGCGGCGAGCCCTTCACCTTCTCGGGCCTGGCCGGCATGGGCGACCTCATCGCCACCTGCACCAGCACCCAGAGCCGCAACCGCCACGTGGGCGAGCGCCTGGGCCGGGGCGAGTCGATCGACGAGATCATCGCCGCGATGAACATGGTGGCCGAGGGCGTGAAGACCTCCCGGGTGGTGATGGAGCTGGCCGGGGAGAACGGCTGCGAGATGCCCATCGCGGCCGAGGTGGAGGCCGTCTGCCACGAGGGACGGACCGCGCTGGAGGCCTACACCGGCCTGCTGAAGCGCGACTCGGGCCACGAGCTCGCCGGCGTCCGCCCCGACCTCTGA
- a CDS encoding L,D-transpeptidase → MRRALSPAGLVAVVASLGVLVGALVVSSRSTEVVGPRLAGAAAVAPPLVTGDWTPPTAPAPPARPTSFTVADATGPTVPLYSAPGQASGEAMDNPTWEGLDVVFRVLGRDPGADDDPADDFLRVKVSQRPNGKEAWVRAADVSLRTVPNWIRVEIGAKRLTVLHGDTPLLSTTVATGKGATPTPTGSYFVDGLVALDPPHRAYGAGQVSVSAFSETLESFGGGIGQIALHGTFATGLLGQETSNGCVRLDNASITAVMDLAPTGTPVEIVA, encoded by the coding sequence ATGCGCAGGGCCCTCTCCCCGGCGGGGCTGGTCGCCGTGGTCGCCAGCCTGGGCGTGCTGGTCGGCGCCCTCGTCGTCTCCTCGCGCTCGACCGAGGTGGTCGGCCCGCGCCTGGCCGGCGCGGCCGCGGTGGCCCCGCCCCTGGTCACCGGGGACTGGACGCCGCCGACGGCACCGGCGCCGCCGGCCCGGCCCACGTCGTTCACCGTCGCCGACGCCACCGGGCCCACCGTGCCGCTGTACTCGGCCCCCGGCCAGGCCTCCGGCGAGGCCATGGACAACCCCACGTGGGAGGGCCTCGACGTGGTGTTCCGGGTGCTCGGGCGCGACCCCGGTGCCGACGACGACCCGGCCGACGACTTCCTCCGGGTGAAGGTCTCGCAGCGGCCCAACGGCAAGGAGGCGTGGGTGCGGGCCGCCGACGTCTCCCTCCGCACCGTGCCCAACTGGATCCGGGTCGAGATCGGGGCCAAGCGGCTCACCGTGCTCCACGGCGACACCCCGCTGCTGTCGACCACCGTGGCCACGGGCAAGGGGGCCACCCCCACGCCGACGGGCTCCTACTTCGTCGACGGCCTCGTCGCCCTCGACCCGCCCCACCGGGCCTACGGCGCGGGCCAGGTGAGCGTGAGCGCCTTCAGCGAGACCCTGGAGTCCTTCGGGGGTGGCATCGGCCAGATCGCCCTCCACGGCACGTTCGCCACCGGCCTCCTCGGCCAGGAGACGAGCAACGGCTGCGTGCGCCTCGACAACGCCTCGATCACCGCGGTCATGGACCTGGCCCCCACCGGCACCCCCGTCGAGATCGTGGCCTGA
- a CDS encoding PIG-L deacetylase family protein → MTTTSRDLPVPARALAVGAHPDDVEFGCGATLARWAEAGCEVSLLVCTDGSKGTWDPGADLADLVALRQREQRDAAAALGATGEVAFLGRVDGDLVADRRATSEVALWIRRLRPDVLLGHDPWRRHRLHPDHRAAGRLVVDGLVAARDPHFFPEHEVAHHRPGALLLFEADVATHAEVVGAAHVDAKADALEAHRSQFETTMGITEADDGTERARFRRRLHDDAATAGRRVGRAAAELFATIRTDR, encoded by the coding sequence GTGACCACCACGTCGCGCGACCTGCCCGTGCCGGCGCGGGCGCTGGCCGTCGGCGCCCACCCCGACGACGTCGAGTTCGGCTGCGGGGCGACGCTGGCCCGGTGGGCCGAGGCCGGCTGCGAGGTGTCGCTGCTGGTGTGCACCGACGGGTCCAAGGGCACCTGGGACCCGGGCGCCGACCTGGCCGACCTGGTCGCCCTCCGCCAGCGCGAGCAGCGCGACGCCGCGGCCGCCCTGGGCGCCACCGGCGAGGTGGCGTTCCTCGGCCGGGTCGACGGCGACCTGGTCGCCGACCGCCGGGCCACCTCCGAGGTGGCCCTCTGGATCCGGCGCCTCCGGCCCGACGTGCTCCTGGGCCACGACCCCTGGCGCCGGCACCGCCTCCACCCCGACCACCGCGCCGCCGGGCGCCTGGTCGTCGACGGCCTGGTCGCGGCGCGGGACCCCCACTTCTTCCCCGAGCACGAGGTGGCCCACCACCGCCCGGGTGCCCTGCTCCTCTTCGAGGCCGACGTGGCCACCCACGCCGAGGTGGTGGGCGCCGCCCACGTCGACGCCAAGGCCGACGCCCTCGAGGCCCACCGGAGCCAGTTCGAGACCACGATGGGCATCACCGAGGCCGACGACGGCACCGAGCGGGCCCGCTTCCGGCGTCGCCTCCACGACGACGCCGCCACCGCCGGTCGACGGGTGGGCCGGGCTGCGGCCGAGCTGTTCGCGACGATCCGCACCGACCGCTAG